In Planococcus sp. MB-3u-03, the DNA window TCATCGCGGGTCTCACCGGATCGTCTTCCGGCGGCCAGGCGATTGCGCTTCCTTTGCTCGCGCCTCATTATCTCGATATGGGCGTGGACCCGGAAGCTTTGCACCGGACCGTTTCGATTTCATCCGGTTCGCTGGATTCCTTGCCTCAAGGCGGCTATGTCGTCACGACGATCCGCTCGATCGCAGGGGAGACCCACCGCGACGCTTACCCGGCATTCGGCGCATTGTCCGTTGTCGTACCGCTGCTCGGTGCAGTACTCGCTGTGATTTTGTTCTCGATCGGTCTATAAGATTTACGTGCCCAACAGCTGTCCCAACCGGAAGCTGTTGGGTTTCCTTGTATCATCCATTCTAAAAAGAGGTGCATTCATATGGAGAAATTGACAATACTCGGTGCCGGAACGATGGGGCATTCGATCGCTCTGTCCGCCGCCTGGTCCGGTCAGACGCCGACTGTCTACGGCATCAACGAACAAGACGTGGCGAATGCGGACAAAGGCTTGGCGCAGAAACTGGCCGTCATGGCAGACAATGGCTTGTTTGATGAAAATGAAGCGCAGGAAATCCGCGAGAGAATCCGTTTTACGACATCTCTCAAAGAAGCTGTACAGAATGCAACATTCATTCTGGAAGTCGTCCCTGAAAATCTGCAATTGAAACGGGACTTGTACAAGCAATTAGAAAGCTTAGTCGACCAATCAGTCATCATCGCAAGCAATACGTCCGGCTTCAAGCCTTCACTGCTGGCTGAAGAGATGGCGCATCCCGAACGCTTTATCGTCGCCCATTTCTGGAATCCAGGACATTTGATCCCACTTGTCGAAGTCGTCAACGGGGAACGGACCCAAGCGGAGACGACAGAACGCACGATGGCTTTATTGAAGTCGATGAATAAAAAGCCGATCTTGTTGAACAAGGAACTGCCGGGATTCATCGGCAACCGCCTGCAATACGCGCTGTTTCGTGAAGCGCAAGCGTTGCTCGATGCGGGTGCTGCCAGCAAGGAAGATATTGATGCAGCGGTTACATACAGCATCGGGCGGCGGCTTCCGGTGACGGGTCCGTTGATGACAGCGGACATGGGCGGTCTCGACGTATTCTCGGCCATTTCGAATTATTTATTCGAAGAATTATCGGACGATCAGCGCTCCGGAAAGATTTTGTCGGAGTTGGTCGAGCAGCAAAAGCTTGGCGATAAAACAGGTGAAGGCTTCTACAGTTGGAAGCCTGCTGTGTCCGAAGAGATCAACCGCAAACGCGAACGGACCTTGATCCAGTTTTTGAAAAACGATTTGGAACAGGAGGGCTAAAATGAAGAGCTATTTCTCGGAACTGAAAGGGCAGACGGTCGTCGTCACTGGCGGCAGCAAAGGCCTCGGCAAAGACATTGCACTGACATTCGCGGAACTCGGCGCAAACGTCGCGATTTCCGGAAGAAACCAAGAAGCGCTTGATGCCACGCTCGAAGAACTGCGCGCCCATAACCCAAACTGCATCGCGGTTGCCGGAGATTTGAGCGATATTAGTGAAGTGAGAAAATTGATCGACACCGCTGCAACTGAGTTCGGCACAATCGATGTGCTCGTCAATAACGCCGGTGTCAATATTGCGAAGCCTGCGATGGAAGTAACGGAAGAAGATTGGGATACGGTGCTCGACTTGAACTTGAAATCCGCCTTTTTCGCGAGCCAGGCGGCAGCGAAATACATGCTTGCACAAAACAGCGGCCGCATCATCAACATTGCGTCGCAAATGGCCTTCGTCGGTTATATCAAGCGCGCCGCGTATTGCTCAAGCAAAGGCGGCATGGTGCAGATGACCAAAGCGCTTGCGGTTGAATGGGCACAGCACGGAATCCGCGTAAATGCTGTTGCCCCAACATTCGTCGAAACGGAATTTACCGAGAAGCAATTTGAGGACGCAGCGTTTAAAGAAGATGTCAATCGCCGAATCCTGCTCGACGGCCTGTCGCAACCGAAAGACACATCCGGCGCGGTGTTGTATTTGGCATCGACCCTGTCGAATTTCGTAACCGGCGAGACGATCAAAGTTGACGGTGGCTGGACAGCGATTTAAGAAGAGTAGTTTCATGCTTCTTGGGTGATGTGTAGATGAAGATAGCGAGGGTTTGGTTGTGAAAGTGTTTTTTGGATTCTATTAGAGCTTCAGCAAATAGTCGCTGCCTTGCTTTGGGTGGGCCTTTGGCAGCAAGCCAGGAAGAACGCCTGTCTTACTGCGTCGGCTCACCCTTGACGCTAGACAGCTGAGAGATTTCATTGCGGGTAAGTTTGTTTAAATTGTTTTGCTTCTGAAATCAGTTGCCGGCTAGCGGGGGAATCGCTTCCCTAAACTAGCATCAAGTACATTGGAGCTTGAGTCGAAAAACTTGGAAATGGATCGGAACTTTTTGGCTTCTATATCATGGCCAAGATGACTGAAGTTACAATCCCTGATGCCTTTCCACATTTTCCAGTGAGTAGAAAGAATAAATTTACTTGCACTCTAAAACTAAAGACGGAGTGGAAGGGGCCGACTCCGGGAGGATCAGCGAGACAATTGAGACCCTGCAAGAGCGCAGCGATGAAGCGGCTCAATGTGAGCCCTCCGGAAAGCGTGCCTCTGAAACGCAGTCGAAAAGCGGAAGCTTTTCCTATTATTCTTTCCATAGAAAAAGCCTCCCGACATCGCCGGGAGGCTTTTGTTAATTATGCTTCTTGTGGGTTCAAAACTTCTTCTGTTTCCAAGCCGTGCTTTTTCTCGGATTCAGCGACCATCAATGCGCAAGCCGCGTCACCGGAGATATTGATTGCTGTGCGGGACATATCGAGCAAGCGGTCGATTCCGAGTACGAGGCCGATGCCTTCTACCGGAAGCCCGACGCTGGATAAGACCATCGCGAGCATGATCAAGCCGACGCCTGGAACTCCGGCGGTCCCGATACTTGCAAGCACTGCCGTCAAGACGACCGTCAATAATTGGCCGAGCGTCAAGTCGACCATGAAGGCTTGCGCGATGAACATCGTCGCGGCACCTTGCATGATCGCCGTGCCGTCCATATTGATTGTCGCGCCAAGCGGCTGGACAAATGAACTGATCGACTTCGGAATCTTCAAGTCACGCTGCGCCACTTCCATCGAAACCGGAAGTGTGCCCGTGCTGCTGGAAGTACTGAAAGCGACTGTCATAGCCGGCATAAAGGTTTTGAAAAACCAGATTGGGCTTTTCTTTGCCAGGAAATAAACAGTGCCGCCGTAGGTAAAGGCTGCGTGGATCAACAAGGCGCCGATGACGACGAGCATGTAAGATCCCATGGCCTGGATGGCGGCGAGACCTTGCGAACCGATCGCTGTGGCGATCAGACCGAATGTGCCGTACGGAGCAAAACGCATGACGATTCCGACGAGGTACATCATCACGTCATTGCCTTGCTCGACGAGACTCAAAATGCCTTTTGTCTTGTCGCCAAGTGCGGTAAGGGCAAGTCCGACAAAGACGGCGAAGACGATGATCTGCAGCATATTGCCTTCGGTCATGGCTTCAAGCGGATTTTTCGGAATGATGTTGAGGAGTGTGTCAGCGATCGATGGAGCATCTTCCGGGCTGTAAGTCGCCGCGTCGATATCGAAATCACCTGCTGCACCCGGCTGGACGATTGTTGCCAAGCCAAGACCAATCACTATCGCGATGGTCGTCGTTACCAGGAAATACGAAATCGTCTTGATGCCGATGCGCCCGAGCTTCGCTGGATCGCCAAGCCCTGCGGTACCGAGGACGATTGATAAGAACACAAGCGGTACGACGAGCATGCTGATGAGGGCAAGGAAAATCTGCCCGACCGGCACGAAGACGTAAGGATTGAGTATTGCGAAAACTTCCGGCGCAAAAAGATTTAGAAGCAGTCCTGTGATCGCACCTAAGATCAAAGCACTGATGACTTTAAATGTTAAGCCTCTCTTTTTCTTCAATTCATCCACCAACTTTCTTCATTTAAGGAAACACATAAAAACTAGTGTAACCGAAGCGGAACAAAAGCAACAGTTTCAACAGACCTTATAGCTTGGGAAGCGATTTCCTAAAAAACTGCAACTATTCCCATAGGTCTGTCGTCAAACATGATAGAATTACGGCGAAAAGAGGTAAAAATATGGTCAAGAAAGCAGTCATCGCAGGCGGTACAGGGTTTATCGGAACGTATTTAAAAGAAAAATACGAGCGGCTCGGCTATCGCGTTTACATCATTTCACGGCATTCGGAGCATATTCAATGGGACGATAAAGACAGCATGAAAGATGCGCTGGACGGGGCGAAATTGGTGATCAACCTTGCGGGGAAATCAGTCAATTGCCGCTACACGGAAACGAATAAACGCGAGATTTTTAATTCACGCACCGAGACGACTGAATCGCTTGGACGAATGATTGAAGCGTGCAGCACCGCCCCTGAATTATGGGTCAATGCCAGCACCGCAACGATTTACCGCCATGCCGAAGACCGCCCGATGACTGAAGACGGCGGGGAAATCGGGCGCGGATTTTCCGTAGAAGTCGCAAAAGCCTGGGAAGACAGCTTCTTTTCATTCCAACTGCCCGACACGCGCCAAGTCGCCTTGCGCATCGCGATTGTCCTAGGAGACGGTGGCGTCATGGAGCCGTATCGCAAGCTCGTGAAATATGGGCTCGGCG includes these proteins:
- a CDS encoding dicarboxylate/amino acid:cation symporter, producing MDELKKKRGLTFKVISALILGAITGLLLNLFAPEVFAILNPYVFVPVGQIFLALISMLVVPLVFLSIVLGTAGLGDPAKLGRIGIKTISYFLVTTTIAIVIGLGLATIVQPGAAGDFDIDAATYSPEDAPSIADTLLNIIPKNPLEAMTEGNMLQIIVFAVFVGLALTALGDKTKGILSLVEQGNDVMMYLVGIVMRFAPYGTFGLIATAIGSQGLAAIQAMGSYMLVVIGALLIHAAFTYGGTVYFLAKKSPIWFFKTFMPAMTVAFSTSSSTGTLPVSMEVAQRDLKIPKSISSFVQPLGATINMDGTAIMQGAATMFIAQAFMVDLTLGQLLTVVLTAVLASIGTAGVPGVGLIMLAMVLSSVGLPVEGIGLVLGIDRLLDMSRTAINISGDAACALMVAESEKKHGLETEEVLNPQEA
- a CDS encoding TIGR01777 family oxidoreductase — its product is MVKKAVIAGGTGFIGTYLKEKYERLGYRVYIISRHSEHIQWDDKDSMKDALDGAKLVINLAGKSVNCRYTETNKREIFNSRTETTESLGRMIEACSTAPELWVNASTATIYRHAEDRPMTEDGGEIGRGFSVEVAKAWEDSFFSFQLPDTRQVALRIAIVLGDGGVMEPYRKLVKYGLGGKQGTGRQMFSWIHIEDLYRTVRFMQHRDELSGVFNASAPNPVANKEWMKALRQSMNRRTGLPASKWMLETGAAALRTETELILKSRWVVPERLVREGFRFRYPALGNALGELNN
- a CDS encoding SDR family NAD(P)-dependent oxidoreductase — protein: MKSYFSELKGQTVVVTGGSKGLGKDIALTFAELGANVAISGRNQEALDATLEELRAHNPNCIAVAGDLSDISEVRKLIDTAATEFGTIDVLVNNAGVNIAKPAMEVTEEDWDTVLDLNLKSAFFASQAAAKYMLAQNSGRIINIASQMAFVGYIKRAAYCSSKGGMVQMTKALAVEWAQHGIRVNAVAPTFVETEFTEKQFEDAAFKEDVNRRILLDGLSQPKDTSGAVLYLASTLSNFVTGETIKVDGGWTAI
- a CDS encoding 3-hydroxyacyl-CoA dehydrogenase family protein, with translation MEKLTILGAGTMGHSIALSAAWSGQTPTVYGINEQDVANADKGLAQKLAVMADNGLFDENEAQEIRERIRFTTSLKEAVQNATFILEVVPENLQLKRDLYKQLESLVDQSVIIASNTSGFKPSLLAEEMAHPERFIVAHFWNPGHLIPLVEVVNGERTQAETTERTMALLKSMNKKPILLNKELPGFIGNRLQYALFREAQALLDAGAASKEDIDAAVTYSIGRRLPVTGPLMTADMGGLDVFSAISNYLFEELSDDQRSGKILSELVEQQKLGDKTGEGFYSWKPAVSEEINRKRERTLIQFLKNDLEQEG